In Chryseobacterium lactis, a single genomic region encodes these proteins:
- a CDS encoding terminase large subunit domain-containing protein, with translation MDALSSPADILIGGAAAGVGKTFSLLLEPIRHINVENFGAVIFRKTTPMIRTEGGLWDSSKKIYGKISGADPREYTLEWRFESGVKLKFSHLDPNTYEMDWQGPEIPLICFDELTHFSRKMFFYMLSRNRSTCGVKPYVRATCNPDPDSWVADFIAWWIDQDPNSPNYGFPIPERQGVLRYFYNQNNELVWGSSYDEVYRKCQEDIDAQVQKSKGLVQPNDFIKSVTFIAGSIYDNQELLRVNPAYLGNLNAQDEAERQRLLLGNWKVSSKGDDIYSFKKFLDIFTNSFVPHGEKRITTDIAMKGSNKFTIWVWSGKRVLDFFVMDKSKGNEVIDLIKQAAFSYNVPESNILFDNDGVGQFVDGFIQGAQEFNNGSRPLPNDETEEIENYFNLKTQCYYKSGEAVSMGEYYIPPEVANKRYDDEMTLKERMIWERKAIKRDKIDDEGKLRIMKKSEMKNLLSGESPDVLDGFMMNEWWYYKVNQIAPVHSHSSRDFDNGLELLNFLD, from the coding sequence ATGGATGCTCTTTCCTCCCCCGCTGATATTCTTATTGGCGGGGCTGCTGCAGGTGTAGGGAAAACGTTTTCTTTGCTTTTAGAGCCTATCCGTCACATCAACGTTGAAAACTTTGGGGCTGTTATATTCAGGAAAACCACCCCAATGATCAGGACCGAGGGAGGTTTATGGGATTCATCAAAAAAAATATATGGTAAAATAAGCGGGGCCGATCCCCGGGAATACACTTTGGAATGGAGATTTGAAAGTGGAGTGAAATTGAAGTTTTCCCATCTGGATCCGAATACTTATGAAATGGACTGGCAAGGTCCGGAAATTCCCCTTATCTGTTTTGACGAACTTACACACTTCTCAAGAAAGATGTTCTTCTATATGCTGTCAAGGAACCGTTCAACGTGTGGGGTAAAACCATATGTTAGAGCTACGTGCAACCCTGATCCTGATAGTTGGGTTGCAGACTTCATTGCATGGTGGATTGATCAAGATCCGAATTCTCCCAATTACGGTTTTCCTATTCCGGAAAGACAAGGTGTGTTAAGATACTTTTACAATCAGAATAATGAATTGGTTTGGGGAAGCTCTTATGATGAAGTTTACCGGAAATGCCAGGAGGATATTGATGCGCAGGTTCAGAAGTCTAAAGGATTGGTTCAGCCTAATGACTTTATCAAATCGGTCACATTCATTGCGGGATCAATATATGATAATCAGGAGTTATTGAGAGTTAACCCGGCTTATTTAGGTAACCTCAACGCACAGGATGAAGCTGAAAGGCAAAGACTTTTATTGGGTAACTGGAAGGTATCTTCCAAGGGTGATGATATTTATTCATTCAAGAAGTTCCTGGACATATTCACCAATTCTTTTGTTCCTCATGGTGAGAAGCGTATAACAACCGATATTGCAATGAAAGGATCTAACAAGTTCACCATTTGGGTTTGGTCCGGAAAGCGTGTGTTGGATTTCTTTGTGATGGATAAGTCAAAAGGTAATGAGGTTATTGACCTGATTAAGCAAGCTGCATTCTCATACAATGTTCCGGAAAGCAATATCCTATTTGACAATGACGGAGTTGGCCAATTCGTTGATGGGTTCATTCAAGGTGCTCAAGAATTCAATAACGGTTCACGGCCGTTACCAAATGATGAAACAGAAGAAATTGAAAATTATTTCAATCTCAAAACTCAGTGCTACTACAAGTCAGGTGAAGCCGTTTCAATGGGTGAATATTACATTCCTCCCGAAGTGGCGAACAAGAGATATGATGATGAAATGACATTGAAAGAAAGAATGATATGGGAAAGAAAGGCAATCAAGCGAGATAAGATTGATGATGAAGGGAAACTTCGTATAATGAAGAAAAGCGAAATGAAAAATCTTCTTAGTGGAGAAAGCCCGGATGTTCTTGATGGCTTTATGATGAATGAATGGTGGTATTATAAAGTGAATCAAATTGCACCTGTACACTCCCACTCTTCCAGAGATTTTGACAATGGTCTTGAGTTACTAAACTTTTTAGATTAA
- a CDS encoding terminase small subunit, protein MNLTDKQKRFCEEYLIDLNATQAAIRSGYSSDNARQIGSENLSKLDIQNYISELQEKKSQELDITQTKVLQELVKIAFGDVKNYFDDLGRLINISDLQNDVSASIKSVTVQSEKTELRGEAFVESTVKKIESYDKLKAIDTINRMLGFYSKDNEQKKGDSQVTIFQLPNNNR, encoded by the coding sequence ATGAACCTTACAGACAAACAGAAAAGATTTTGTGAAGAATACCTGATTGATCTCAACGCAACACAGGCTGCCATCCGTTCCGGATATAGTTCTGATAATGCCAGACAGATTGGATCAGAAAACTTGTCAAAACTTGACATTCAGAATTACATTTCAGAACTTCAGGAAAAAAAATCACAAGAATTGGACATTACTCAAACAAAGGTGTTGCAGGAGCTTGTGAAGATTGCGTTTGGAGACGTGAAAAATTATTTTGATGATCTTGGCCGTCTTATAAACATATCGGACCTACAAAACGATGTTTCGGCCTCAATAAAGTCTGTAACGGTTCAATCTGAAAAGACGGAGCTGCGGGGTGAAGCCTTTGTTGAATCTACTGTCAAAAAAATAGAATCATATGATAAGTTAAAGGCTATCGACACCATAAACCGGATGTTAGGATTCTATTCAAAAGACAATGAGCAAAAGAAGGGGGATTCACAAGTCACAATATTTCAATTACCAAATAACAACAGATAA
- a CDS encoding YopX family protein: MREIKFRAKTIIGEKLVTGNLMYWGGDYQIWETEKDGETHNYQVIPETVGQYTGLKDKNGVEIYEGDILGMPEHKHEVWSGSVYYKEGGFYITPNGAESILNTYRTGRSIVIGNIHSNPELLNASTSDASNNNL, from the coding sequence ATGAGAGAAATAAAATTTAGAGCAAAAACTATAATTGGTGAAAAGTTGGTTACAGGTAATTTAATGTATTGGGGTGGGGATTATCAAATTTGGGAAACCGAAAAAGACGGTGAAACGCACAACTATCAAGTAATTCCCGAAACAGTTGGCCAGTATACCGGGCTAAAAGACAAAAACGGAGTAGAGATATATGAGGGGGATATTCTTGGTATGCCAGAGCATAAACATGAAGTTTGGAGCGGTTCTGTATATTACAAAGAAGGAGGTTTTTACATTACTCCAAATGGTGCCGAATCAATTTTAAATACTTATAGGACAGGAAGAAGTATTGTTATCGGCAACATTCACTCCAATCCTGAACTACTAAACGCGTCAACTTCTGACGCCTCAAACAACAACCTTTAA
- a CDS encoding helix-turn-helix domain-containing protein, translating to MKLLRLKDIINERNLKGEDVAKDLGITTTTLSNLNQGNTFPKADMLVKLAEYFDIDIRELFYPTKPENNLQELFIKQEDGIFKSIGFLSKNS from the coding sequence ATGAAACTATTAAGATTAAAAGACATTATTAATGAGCGTAATTTGAAAGGAGAGGATGTGGCAAAAGATTTAGGCATAACTACGACCACTCTTTCAAATTTAAATCAAGGAAACACGTTTCCAAAAGCTGATATGCTTGTAAAACTTGCAGAATATTTTGATATTGATATTCGGGAACTTTTTTACCCAACTAAACCAGAAAACAATCTACAAGAACTTTTTATTAAGCAAGAGGATGGTATTTTTAAGTCTATTGGATTCTTGTCTAAGAACTCATAA
- a CDS encoding HNH endonuclease, whose amino-acid sequence MEKHTKNYLAFFPSHNGFYHCEICHKQATEIHHIQRRSEFGSKTKHLQDQIENLIALCRTCHEKAHANTLTKEYLTEVHQKNMQI is encoded by the coding sequence ATGGAAAAGCACACGAAAAATTATCTTGCTTTTTTTCCTTCTCATAACGGGTTCTATCATTGCGAAATCTGCCATAAACAAGCAACCGAGATTCACCACATTCAAAGAAGATCAGAGTTCGGCAGCAAAACAAAACATCTACAAGATCAAATTGAAAATCTTATTGCATTGTGTAGAACCTGCCATGAGAAAGCACACGCCAATACACTTACTAAAGAATACCTGACAGAGGTTCATCAAAAAAATATGCAAATATGA
- a CDS encoding putative quorum-sensing-regulated virulence factor produces MEDTDIMPYGIHKGRQMQDVPAEYLIWLYEEGKCAGPVKEYIEDNLHVLETEIERNKKQSKK; encoded by the coding sequence ATGGAAGATACAGACATAATGCCTTACGGAATTCATAAAGGTCGGCAAATGCAAGATGTACCAGCTGAATATCTTATTTGGCTGTATGAAGAAGGAAAGTGTGCCGGACCTGTGAAAGAATACATTGAAGATAACCTTCATGTTCTTGAAACTGAAATTGAACGCAATAAAAAACAATCTAAAAAATGA
- a CDS encoding YqaJ viral recombinase family protein, which yields MLTKDNIVVDFEALRAEHEAALASIERTAEAERKREEWFKSRLGKFTSSDLGRLMADTDYLNLTDSKVEEIRNKYKPRGNDKYSTSDLSKEYGFEESLIRKIIKPDFQFSEHLSTGALTYIEEKALEILTEGQSVKRFSNDSMDRGNEKELEAVLMFEQKYDVKCYATGENQEFVELCSYFGGTPDGLIDADDMIEVKCPDCKTHAFRVKKIKNQADFKEHEKDYYWQIQGNFLATGRKKCYFIDYDDRFTKKELQLHVVEIHRNEEDIQKIKTRLKMAENQKQIFLNNW from the coding sequence ATGCTGACTAAAGATAACATTGTTGTTGATTTTGAAGCATTAAGAGCCGAACACGAGGCGGCTCTTGCTTCAATTGAGCGAACTGCAGAAGCTGAAAGGAAACGTGAAGAATGGTTCAAATCCAGACTTGGAAAGTTTACATCTTCTGATTTAGGACGGTTAATGGCAGATACTGATTATTTGAATTTAACAGATTCAAAAGTTGAAGAAATCAGAAATAAATACAAACCAAGAGGAAATGATAAATATTCGACTTCCGATTTATCAAAAGAATATGGATTTGAAGAATCATTAATAAGAAAAATTATCAAACCGGACTTCCAATTTAGCGAACATTTATCAACAGGAGCATTAACATACATTGAAGAAAAAGCCCTTGAAATTCTTACAGAAGGACAAAGTGTAAAACGATTTTCTAATGATTCAATGGATCGTGGAAATGAAAAGGAACTTGAAGCAGTTTTGATGTTTGAACAAAAGTATGATGTTAAATGTTATGCAACAGGAGAAAATCAAGAATTCGTTGAATTGTGTTCATATTTCGGAGGTACACCAGATGGTTTGATTGATGCTGATGACATGATTGAGGTGAAATGTCCTGACTGCAAAACTCATGCTTTTAGAGTTAAAAAGATCAAAAATCAAGCTGATTTCAAGGAACATGAGAAAGATTATTATTGGCAGATTCAAGGAAACTTTTTAGCAACCGGACGAAAGAAATGCTACTTCATTGATTATGATGATCGATTTACAAAGAAAGAATTACAACTCCATGTGGTCGAAATTCATAGGAATGAAGAAGACATTCAGAAAATCAAAACCCGCCTAAAAATGGCAGAAAATCAAAAACAAATCTTTTTAAACAATTGGTAA
- a CDS encoding FtsZ/tubulin family protein yields the protein MNTANLTLLDPISQIKKQNMLINIESGNDRFLDIDVTLFEDDEISVDVNLEIEIDQNPEWGNSVKHFKVHFLSAYDSIECEDLPLILREKREIENHLQNHLNFNIV from the coding sequence ATGAATACAGCAAATTTAACACTATTGGATCCAATCAGCCAAATAAAAAAGCAAAATATGTTAATCAACATAGAATCTGGAAATGATAGATTTTTAGATATCGATGTAACGCTTTTTGAAGATGATGAAATTTCTGTTGATGTAAATCTTGAAATTGAAATAGATCAAAACCCAGAATGGGGAAACTCTGTAAAGCATTTTAAAGTTCATTTTCTATCTGCATATGATAGTATAGAATGTGAAGATCTCCCTTTGATTCTTCGTGAAAAAAGAGAAATAGAAAACCACTTACAAAACCATCTAAACTTTAACATAGTATGA
- a CDS encoding S24 family peptidase has translation MSVKERLKKYLNHKDIKSIEFTDSIGASQGYINAIRKSISPDKLAIIKIKYPDLNIDWLIYGDGRMLYDINSNAIVEEVYKDVIPKIYPTHLEVRVVTNKARGGYTDSYYADEYLKDLPVVLVEADKEYKGKYLAFEVDGDSMEPEYYPGDIVICREVKRDLWQYKLHFKEYDFVIAHGTKGIMLKEIVDHNIETGEITCHSLNNGDGRNSDFILNLKEVSFLYNIVEHRRSGKAKRRHR, from the coding sequence ATGAGTGTTAAAGAAAGGTTGAAGAAGTACCTTAATCATAAGGATATTAAGAGTATAGAGTTTACTGATTCTATTGGGGCCTCACAAGGCTATATAAATGCTATCAGAAAATCTATTTCCCCAGATAAACTTGCTATAATAAAGATAAAGTATCCAGATTTAAATATTGATTGGTTAATTTATGGTGATGGTCGGATGCTTTATGATATAAATAGCAATGCTATTGTTGAAGAAGTTTATAAAGATGTTATTCCAAAAATTTATCCAACACATTTGGAGGTTAGAGTGGTAACTAATAAAGCAAGAGGAGGGTATACGGATAGTTATTATGCAGATGAGTATTTAAAAGATTTGCCAGTGGTATTAGTAGAAGCAGACAAGGAATATAAAGGCAAATATTTAGCTTTTGAAGTTGATGGAGATAGTATGGAACCAGAATATTATCCTGGTGATATAGTTATATGTAGGGAGGTTAAAAGGGATTTATGGCAGTATAAGTTACATTTTAAAGAGTACGATTTTGTAATTGCTCACGGAACGAAAGGGATTATGTTAAAAGAAATAGTAGATCATAACATAGAAACTGGAGAAATTACTTGCCACTCCCTAAATAATGGCGATGGAAGAAATAGCGATTTTATTTTGAACTTAAAAGAAGTTTCATTCTTGTATAATATTGTGGAACATCGTAGAAGTGGAAAAGCTAAAAGAAGACATAGATAA